The following proteins come from a genomic window of Shewanella halifaxensis HAW-EB4:
- a CDS encoding cysteine-rich CWC family protein encodes MGQQAMRHNANHCPLCQGLNHCAAQSGTGIEQCWCSKQEFPDKSLLVSVLEANELVGLNGTACICEACLQRLRQLQVKGRTLYKRID; translated from the coding sequence ATGGGTCAGCAAGCTATGCGCCATAACGCTAACCATTGCCCCTTGTGTCAGGGCCTTAATCATTGTGCAGCGCAATCTGGCACGGGTATAGAACAGTGTTGGTGCAGTAAACAAGAGTTTCCAGACAAGAGCCTATTAGTGAGTGTTTTAGAGGCGAATGAACTGGTTGGTCTGAATGGAACTGCTTGTATTTGTGAGGCTTGTTTGCAGCGACTGCGGCAGTTGCAGGTCAAAGGTCGCACGCTTTATAAGAGAATCGATTAG
- a CDS encoding GFA family protein: MLYTHKASCHCGGVQLGLILLDGLVDLRRCDCSMCRRRGAVVASVSLDSIHILKGTDKLSQYQFNTFTAKHFFCKICGIYTHHQRRSNPEQFGVNVACIEGVNPYDLGEIPVMDGINHPADRYDSEFN; this comes from the coding sequence ATGCTATACACTCATAAAGCCAGTTGTCATTGTGGGGGAGTGCAGCTAGGTTTGATCTTACTCGACGGTCTTGTAGATTTACGCCGCTGTGATTGCTCTATGTGCCGTAGGAGAGGCGCAGTAGTGGCCTCCGTCTCTCTCGATAGTATTCATATTCTTAAGGGTACCGATAAACTGTCTCAATATCAGTTTAATACCTTCACTGCGAAACATTTCTTTTGTAAGATTTGTGGGATCTATACTCATCATCAGCGCCGTTCCAATCCTGAGCAATTTGGTGTGAACGTGGCTTGTATTGAGGGAGTTAACCCTTATGATCTTGGCGAGATCCCAGTGATGGATGGTATTAACCACCCTGCAGACCGCTACGATAGTGAGTTTAATTGA
- a CDS encoding bifunctional aspartate kinase/homoserine dehydrogenase II, translating into MARCHLHKFGGSSLADADCYRRVAHILLTHGHSDDLVVVSAAGKSTNFLYNLLELSSCKQLWQEELQMLISFQQNLIEQLLSNEQARALRERLSNDKAQLISLLSLESISDYQSNQVVSFGERWSARLLAALLRESGVAASDVDARTLLIADEAAVPQIRLQESRQRVHAMTETYPNERLIITGFICANNRGETLLLGRNGSDFSATLIASLADIERVTIWTDVEGVFNADPNKINDAKLLSSLSLAEANRLAHLGSPVLHNRTLQPLFDTQVSLAVRSSYASHTDFTLIAPKSSSASAPVVTNLSSVALFNLELKSDFKQLIELLEETGLSPLAYWELGQDRVELTVTLENHKQVLALLDVNRDALGVSDIKITEDLGLVALVSADASLYRRGFARLLSRNARPLFNDGMSLVTLVPQGQVNLLTQKVHRRCAGPRKRIGVLLLGVGNIGEAWIELFSGAKSALNKELEASVELVGLVSSRKALISDEGIELGSWKQAFEEHATPWQYSHLFDEVHELECDEVIALDISASADLTLQYPEFFARGIHVVSANKLAGSGPLTFYRELKQQLDNRRLFWRYNASCGAGLPVQHALNDLHNSGDSIEAVGGIFSGTLCWLFENFDAKKPFSELVIEARGLGITEPDPRDDLSGRDMQRKLLILAREIGFEIELEDIELKSLVPDNLAELPLEQFLLRISELDADMLQQFVAAAEQDKVLRYVASLDKVDGELKAEVGIQWVDISHPYANLTPGDNVFVIRSEFYQDNPLIIRGPGAGRLVTAAAVQSDLAHICRDLLQE; encoded by the coding sequence CACCAACTTCTTGTATAATTTACTTGAGCTAAGTTCCTGTAAACAGTTGTGGCAAGAAGAGCTACAAATGTTGATTAGTTTCCAGCAAAATTTGATAGAGCAGTTGCTCTCAAATGAACAGGCGCGCGCTCTAAGGGAGCGACTCTCTAACGATAAGGCGCAGCTGATCAGCTTGTTATCGCTAGAGTCTATTAGTGATTACCAGAGCAACCAGGTGGTGAGCTTTGGTGAGCGCTGGTCTGCACGTTTATTGGCGGCGCTATTGCGTGAGTCTGGTGTGGCGGCATCCGATGTTGATGCGCGCACACTCTTGATTGCCGATGAGGCTGCGGTACCACAAATTCGCCTGCAGGAATCTCGTCAACGCGTTCATGCCATGACCGAAACGTACCCTAATGAGCGTTTAATTATTACCGGATTCATCTGTGCTAATAACCGTGGCGAGACTTTGCTACTGGGACGCAATGGCTCCGATTTTAGCGCCACCTTGATTGCCAGTTTGGCCGATATCGAGCGGGTAACTATTTGGACCGATGTAGAGGGCGTGTTTAATGCTGATCCGAATAAGATTAATGATGCTAAGTTACTCAGTAGCTTGTCATTAGCCGAAGCAAACCGCTTGGCGCACCTAGGCTCTCCGGTGCTGCATAACAGAACTCTACAACCCCTGTTTGATACTCAAGTAAGCCTAGCTGTACGTTCAAGTTATGCATCTCATACAGATTTTACCTTGATCGCACCTAAGAGCTCATCGGCGAGTGCGCCAGTGGTCACTAATCTAAGCAGCGTCGCGCTATTTAACCTTGAGCTTAAGAGTGATTTTAAACAGCTTATTGAGCTTCTTGAAGAAACCGGCTTAAGTCCGCTGGCCTATTGGGAGCTAGGGCAAGACCGTGTAGAGCTCACTGTCACCCTAGAGAACCACAAGCAAGTATTGGCATTGCTGGACGTTAACCGTGATGCCTTAGGTGTGAGTGACATTAAGATCACCGAAGATCTTGGTTTAGTGGCGCTTGTGAGCGCAGATGCAAGCCTGTATCGCCGCGGCTTTGCCAGATTACTCAGCCGTAATGCTAGACCGCTGTTTAATGATGGTATGAGCCTTGTGACCTTGGTGCCACAGGGACAAGTAAACTTGCTCACGCAAAAAGTACACCGTCGCTGCGCCGGTCCTCGAAAACGTATTGGCGTACTCTTGTTAGGGGTGGGCAATATTGGTGAAGCTTGGATTGAACTCTTTAGTGGTGCTAAGTCGGCACTGAATAAAGAGCTTGAAGCTAGCGTCGAGTTGGTCGGATTAGTCAGTTCACGTAAGGCACTGATCAGCGACGAGGGCATCGAGTTGGGCTCGTGGAAGCAGGCCTTTGAAGAGCATGCGACACCTTGGCAGTATAGTCACCTGTTTGATGAAGTGCATGAGCTTGAATGCGATGAAGTGATTGCACTCGATATCAGTGCCAGCGCCGATCTGACTCTTCAATACCCAGAGTTTTTTGCTCGTGGAATTCATGTTGTCAGTGCAAATAAGCTAGCGGGCTCAGGGCCACTAACTTTCTATCGAGAGCTGAAACAGCAGTTAGATAACCGCCGTCTATTTTGGCGTTATAACGCCAGTTGCGGTGCCGGTCTACCGGTACAGCATGCATTGAATGATCTGCATAATAGTGGCGATAGCATTGAGGCTGTTGGCGGTATTTTTTCAGGTACCCTGTGTTGGTTATTTGAAAACTTCGATGCTAAGAAACCTTTCTCTGAGCTAGTCATAGAAGCTAGAGGCTTAGGGATCACCGAGCCCGATCCGCGTGATGATCTATCGGGTCGAGACATGCAGCGTAAGCTGCTTATTCTGGCTCGTGAAATCGGCTTTGAAATTGAGCTTGAAGATATCGAGCTTAAGTCCTTGGTGCCGGATAATCTTGCTGAGTTGCCGTTAGAGCAATTTTTATTACGGATAAGTGAACTTGACGCCGACATGCTGCAACAGTTCGTCGCTGCGGCAGAGCAAGATAAAGTGCTGAGATATGTGGCGTCTTTAGATAAGGTCGATGGTGAGCTAAAGGCTGAGGTAGGTATACAGTGGGTCGATATTTCTCATCCTTACGCTAACTTAACGCCAGGTGATAATGTGTTTGTTATCCGTAGTGAGTTTTATCAAGACAATCCATTGATAATTCGTGGACCTGGGGCTGGCCGCTTAGTGACCGCCGCGGCTGTACAGTCAGACTTAGCGCATATTTGTCGAGATCTGCTGCAAGAATAA
- a CDS encoding M28 family peptidase, whose amino-acid sequence MLRLLLITTALLGSSVLTSCATRPHCDKEPAIYWADVSTITADLQALSSPRLQGRKTGTEGAALTREFLQQRFEQIGLLPWQGQYQHPFSYRRSFSDRVGINMVAMLPAKQETQSWRVIIAHYDHLGGSDRRYYPGADDNASGIAGLLQLAQFAKEQGSKFNLLFVATDAEEPGLYGGYALIDALKLASTTPNIEQVELAINLDMIGRPDRTGALYIEGARRFGSFSEMRKSIRQDNQICIRTQQPKAFDGSVISIDFLRASDHYPFHQAGIPWLYFGVPIHRDYHQTTDTADKIDINFLAAVSESAYQLLKIDSLLLQ is encoded by the coding sequence ATGCTGCGTTTACTGTTAATTACAACGGCTTTACTAGGCTCTTCAGTACTGACTTCCTGCGCAACTCGCCCTCATTGCGATAAGGAGCCCGCAATCTACTGGGCCGATGTCAGCACCATTACAGCCGATCTACAGGCCCTAAGCTCGCCCCGCTTACAGGGACGCAAAACAGGAACCGAGGGCGCCGCCCTAACCCGAGAGTTTCTGCAGCAACGCTTCGAGCAAATAGGACTCCTCCCCTGGCAAGGTCAATATCAACACCCTTTTAGCTACCGCCGTTCATTCAGTGATAGAGTGGGGATCAATATGGTCGCAATGCTCCCTGCAAAACAGGAAACCCAAAGTTGGCGCGTCATCATAGCCCATTACGATCATCTTGGAGGCAGCGACAGGCGTTATTATCCCGGCGCCGATGATAATGCTTCGGGCATCGCTGGATTACTGCAATTAGCCCAATTTGCGAAAGAGCAAGGTAGCAAATTCAATCTGCTATTTGTTGCTACCGATGCCGAGGAGCCTGGGCTTTACGGTGGGTACGCACTCATAGATGCACTTAAGCTTGCAAGCACAACGCCCAATATCGAGCAGGTAGAGCTGGCGATAAACCTCGATATGATCGGCAGACCCGACCGAACTGGCGCCCTCTACATTGAGGGGGCAAGGCGCTTCGGTTCCTTCTCTGAGATGCGAAAGTCAATCAGGCAAGATAACCAGATCTGCATTCGCACTCAGCAACCTAAAGCCTTCGACGGCTCAGTCATCTCTATCGACTTTTTACGCGCCTCCGATCATTACCCTTTCCATCAAGCAGGCATTCCTTGGCTCTATTTTGGCGTACCAATCCATAGGGATTACCACCAAACAACCGACACTGCAGATAAAATAGATATTAACTTTCTTGCTGCTGTAAGCGAATCAGCCTACCAACTGCTAAAAATAGACAGCTTACTGCTACAATAA
- the uvrA gene encoding excinuclease ABC subunit UvrA, with amino-acid sequence MEYIEVRGARTHNLKNINLTIPRNKLIVITGLSGSGKSSLAFDTLYAEGQRRYVESLSAYARQFLSLMEKPDVDHIEGLSPAISIEQKSTSHNPRSTVGTITEIYDYLRLLFARVGEPRCPTHGKPLAAQTISQMVDKVLELPEGSRQMLLAPVVNNRKGEHVKLLESLSAQGYIRARIDGEVWDLTDPPELDLHVKHTIEVVVDRFKVREDMKQRLAESFETALELSGGIATITSMEPVEGKAKPEEQVFSANFACPVCGYSMAELEPRIFSFNNPAGACQTCDGLGVQQFFDPERVITNTELSLAGGAIRGWDRRNFYYFQMLTSLADHYKFDIEKPFEQLSDEARKIVLYGSGNQSIAFKYINDRGDVVVRNHPFEGILNNMDRRYRETESNAVREELTKFINTQSCQSCGGSRLREEARNVFIEELNLPVLTQWSIGEAAQYFEQLELTGQRAQIADKILKEVRDRLGFLVNVGLNYLSLSRSADTLSGGEAQRIRLASQIGAGLVGVMYVLDEPSIGLHQRDNERLLQTLIHLRDLGNTVIVVEHDEDAIRMADHVIDIGPGAGVHGGQVIGEGTLQDLLDCKESITGQYLSGEKQIHIKTERTQYDPNKLIELFGASGNNLKDVDLQIPVGLFTCITGVSGSGKSTLINDTFYKIAHMQLNGATVDEPSPYKKVVGMDHCDKVVDIDQSPIGRTPRSNPATYTGIFTPIRELFAATQESRTRGYQPGRFSFNVKGGRCEACQGDGLIKVEMHFLPDVYVPCDSCKGQRYNRETLDVRFKGKNIHEVLQMTVEEARPFFDAIPAVARKLQTLMDVGLSYIRLGQSATTLSGGEAQRVKLAKELSKRDTGKTLYILDEPTTGLHFADIQLLLDVLHRLKSHGNTIVVIEHNLDVIKTADWIIDLGPEGGSGGGTILVAGTPEEVAEHTESHTARFLKPLLSKA; translated from the coding sequence ATGGAATATATTGAAGTTCGTGGTGCTCGTACCCACAATCTTAAAAACATCAACCTGACTATTCCTCGTAACAAGCTAATTGTTATCACTGGACTATCTGGGTCAGGCAAATCTTCTCTTGCTTTTGATACGCTATACGCTGAAGGGCAACGACGTTATGTCGAGTCATTATCAGCTTATGCGCGTCAATTCTTAAGCTTGATGGAAAAGCCTGATGTTGACCATATTGAAGGTTTAAGCCCTGCAATTTCTATCGAGCAGAAGTCCACATCTCATAACCCGCGTTCAACTGTGGGTACCATTACTGAAATCTACGATTACTTAAGACTGCTGTTTGCCCGTGTAGGTGAACCGCGTTGTCCGACTCATGGCAAACCGCTAGCGGCACAGACCATCAGCCAGATGGTTGATAAGGTACTAGAACTGCCTGAGGGCAGCCGTCAGATGCTATTAGCTCCTGTCGTTAATAACCGAAAAGGCGAACATGTAAAGCTATTAGAGAGTCTATCCGCACAGGGCTATATTCGCGCTCGAATCGATGGTGAAGTATGGGACTTAACCGATCCACCGGAACTTGATCTGCATGTAAAGCATACTATCGAAGTGGTGGTCGACCGCTTTAAAGTACGTGAAGACATGAAGCAACGTTTAGCCGAGTCATTTGAAACTGCGCTCGAACTGTCTGGCGGCATAGCCACGATTACCAGCATGGAACCCGTCGAAGGTAAAGCTAAGCCAGAAGAGCAAGTTTTCTCGGCTAACTTCGCCTGCCCAGTCTGTGGCTATTCAATGGCCGAGCTTGAACCAAGGATCTTCTCATTTAATAATCCAGCAGGTGCTTGCCAAACGTGTGACGGTCTTGGGGTACAGCAATTTTTCGATCCTGAGCGGGTGATCACTAATACTGAATTATCACTCGCTGGCGGCGCGATCCGTGGTTGGGATCGACGTAATTTTTATTATTTCCAAATGCTTACCTCATTAGCCGATCACTACAAATTTGATATCGAAAAGCCATTCGAACAGCTAAGTGATGAAGCACGCAAAATCGTGCTTTATGGTTCAGGTAATCAGAGCATCGCGTTTAAATACATTAACGACCGTGGTGACGTTGTTGTCAGAAACCATCCCTTCGAAGGGATCTTAAACAACATGGACAGGCGCTATCGCGAAACCGAATCCAATGCAGTCCGTGAAGAGCTAACCAAGTTTATCAACACTCAGTCGTGTCAAAGCTGCGGTGGCTCTCGTCTGCGTGAAGAGGCCCGTAACGTATTTATTGAAGAGCTTAATCTCCCAGTATTGACCCAATGGTCTATCGGTGAAGCCGCACAATACTTCGAGCAACTCGAACTCACGGGCCAACGTGCGCAGATAGCCGATAAGATCTTAAAAGAGGTACGGGATCGTCTTGGCTTCTTAGTTAATGTCGGTTTGAACTACTTAAGCTTATCACGCTCTGCCGATACCCTCTCTGGTGGTGAAGCCCAGCGTATTCGCCTAGCCAGCCAGATTGGAGCAGGCCTTGTTGGCGTGATGTATGTACTCGATGAACCCTCAATTGGCTTGCATCAGCGCGATAATGAACGCTTACTACAAACCCTTATCCATCTGCGTGATTTAGGTAATACGGTGATCGTAGTTGAGCACGATGAGGACGCGATTCGCATGGCGGACCACGTTATCGATATCGGCCCCGGCGCTGGCGTTCATGGCGGCCAAGTTATCGGTGAAGGGACCCTGCAAGACCTGCTCGACTGTAAAGAGTCGATCACAGGTCAGTATCTGTCGGGTGAAAAGCAAATTCACATCAAGACTGAGCGTACTCAATACGATCCAAACAAGCTGATAGAGCTATTTGGGGCATCGGGAAATAACCTTAAAGATGTCGATCTGCAAATTCCTGTGGGCTTGTTCACCTGTATCACTGGCGTCTCAGGGTCTGGTAAGTCGACACTGATCAATGACACCTTCTACAAGATTGCTCATATGCAGTTAAATGGTGCAACGGTTGATGAACCTTCTCCTTATAAGAAAGTGGTCGGCATGGACCATTGCGATAAGGTGGTCGATATCGATCAGAGCCCGATTGGCCGTACACCACGCTCAAATCCCGCCACCTATACTGGCATTTTCACACCAATTCGTGAGTTGTTCGCCGCAACCCAAGAGTCGCGAACCCGCGGTTACCAACCGGGCCGTTTCTCATTTAACGTCAAAGGCGGACGCTGTGAGGCTTGCCAGGGTGATGGTTTAATCAAGGTGGAAATGCACTTTCTACCCGATGTGTATGTGCCATGTGACAGCTGTAAGGGTCAGCGCTATAACCGCGAAACCTTAGATGTACGCTTTAAGGGCAAGAACATCCACGAAGTGCTGCAGATGACTGTTGAAGAAGCGCGTCCGTTCTTCGATGCGATTCCTGCCGTGGCTCGAAAATTACAGACCTTAATGGATGTGGGTCTGTCTTATATCCGCTTGGGTCAAAGTGCGACGACCCTATCGGGCGGTGAAGCGCAGCGAGTTAAACTTGCCAAGGAACTCTCTAAGCGTGATACCGGTAAAACCTTGTATATTCTTGATGAACCTACAACCGGATTGCATTTTGCCGATATCCAACTGTTATTGGATGTGTTGCATCGCCTCAAATCACACGGCAACACTATCGTAGTGATTGAGCATAACTTAGATGTAATAAAGACGGCAGATTGGATTATCGATCTCGGTCCAGAGGGGGGTTCTGGTGGCGGTACGATTTTGGTTGCAGGTACACCTGAAGAGGTTGCAGAGCATACCGAGTCGCATACAGCACGCTTCTTAAAGCCACTTTTAAGCAAAGCATAG
- a CDS encoding DMT family transporter, whose translation MAIFMDPRAQCSEFKLGFIFISVAVIFWGVLPIALKLSGLFIDAVTLTWFRFLVALVVGFAIQYLSGSIKQFRGLDKVSWLKMTLAGVLLIFNYVSFVYSLKYLAPGSAQLNFQTAPFFLAFGGMLFFKERLNAIQLSCFATLGLGMLMFFHPYLDFTSGPSDVWKGVLIIQFSVLSWASYALIQKSMIKRLSPNNILLFIYLFGIFAMAPFSDFSQFTVMDSSQWAIAIFCAINTVIAYGCFGQSMKYWPTGQVSAMLALSPVISFSLTAVVVSLGWWSDIIKGAIIDPLSFSGIVLILVSVIAVQLSPIWEKRRALKPVQVAA comes from the coding sequence ATGGCCATATTCATGGATCCGCGCGCTCAATGCTCCGAGTTTAAACTCGGATTTATCTTTATTTCTGTCGCAGTTATTTTTTGGGGGGTATTGCCGATAGCACTCAAGCTATCGGGGCTATTTATCGACGCCGTTACCTTAACCTGGTTCCGTTTCTTGGTTGCTCTGGTGGTAGGCTTTGCCATTCAGTATCTAAGTGGCAGCATCAAGCAGTTTAGGGGACTCGATAAAGTGTCTTGGTTAAAAATGACTTTAGCTGGTGTGTTGCTAATTTTTAACTACGTTTCTTTTGTCTATTCGCTTAAGTATCTTGCGCCGGGTTCGGCTCAGCTCAACTTTCAAACCGCGCCTTTCTTTCTGGCCTTTGGTGGGATGTTGTTTTTTAAAGAGCGACTCAATGCAATACAACTCAGTTGTTTCGCGACACTGGGATTAGGCATGTTGATGTTCTTCCATCCTTATTTAGACTTTACTTCGGGGCCGTCAGATGTATGGAAGGGAGTGTTGATCATTCAGTTTTCTGTACTGTCATGGGCAAGTTATGCATTAATCCAAAAGTCGATGATTAAGCGTTTGTCGCCGAATAACATTTTATTGTTTATCTACTTATTTGGCATTTTTGCTATGGCCCCTTTTAGCGATTTTAGTCAGTTCACTGTAATGGATTCGAGCCAGTGGGCTATCGCGATTTTTTGTGCGATTAATACCGTTATCGCCTACGGTTGTTTTGGTCAGTCTATGAAGTATTGGCCCACAGGGCAGGTGAGCGCCATGCTGGCATTGAGTCCTGTGATCAGCTTTAGCTTAACTGCGGTGGTGGTAAGTTTAGGTTGGTGGAGTGACATCATCAAGGGGGCGATTATCGACCCGTTATCGTTTAGCGGAATTGTGTTAATTCTGGTATCTGTGATTGCAGTGCAGTTGTCTCCCATCTGGGAGAAACGTAGGGCGTTAAAACCGGTTCAGGTTGCCGCCTAA
- the metF gene encoding methylenetetrahydrofolate reductase, translated as MGFHHAQHATSLNQSLSELNGDINVSFEFFPPSTPEMEKLLWNSIRRLEPLNPKFVSVTYGANSGVRDRTHGVIERIQKETDLVAAPHLTLVDASDEELKELAKHYWNSGIRDIVALRGDLPEGSPKPTRFANDLVSLLRSVADFDISVAAYPEVHPDASNAQSDLIHLKKKIDAGANRAITQFFFDVESYLRFRDRCAAAGIDAEIVPGILPVTNFNQTKRFAAMTNVSIPSWLHRQFEGLEDDPTTRQMVGANVAIDMVKVLSREGVKDFHFYTLNRAELTYAICHTLGVRPGK; from the coding sequence ATGGGTTTTCATCACGCACAACATGCAACATCATTAAACCAGAGCTTATCTGAGCTAAATGGTGACATTAACGTTTCTTTTGAATTTTTCCCGCCTTCAACTCCAGAGATGGAAAAGCTACTTTGGAACTCTATTCGTCGTTTAGAGCCATTAAATCCTAAGTTTGTTTCTGTGACTTACGGTGCAAACTCAGGCGTTCGTGATAGAACTCACGGTGTGATCGAGCGTATCCAAAAAGAAACGGACTTAGTGGCTGCGCCGCACCTTACCTTGGTTGACGCCAGTGACGAAGAGTTAAAAGAACTGGCTAAGCATTACTGGAACAGCGGTATTCGTGATATCGTCGCCCTGCGCGGAGACTTGCCAGAGGGTAGCCCTAAGCCTACGCGTTTTGCTAATGATCTTGTGAGTTTACTGCGCTCGGTGGCTGACTTTGATATTTCAGTGGCTGCGTATCCTGAAGTGCATCCCGATGCGAGTAATGCCCAGTCTGACCTTATTCATCTAAAAAAGAAGATCGATGCTGGTGCTAATCGTGCGATAACTCAGTTCTTCTTCGATGTTGAGTCTTACCTACGTTTCCGTGACCGCTGCGCCGCGGCGGGGATCGACGCCGAGATCGTACCGGGTATCTTGCCTGTCACTAACTTTAATCAGACTAAGCGTTTTGCAGCGATGACCAATGTGTCTATTCCTAGTTGGTTGCATCGTCAGTTTGAAGGGCTAGAGGATGACCCTACGACACGCCAGATGGTTGGTGCGAATGTTGCCATCGATATGGTTAAAGTCTTGTCTCGTGAAGGGGTGAAAGACTTCCATTTCTATACCCTAAACCGTGCTGAGCTAACTTATGCTATTTGCCACACCTTAGGGGTTAGGCCGGGTAAGTAG
- a CDS encoding DEAD/DEAH box helicase has translation MSSNEKTFRELGLNESLVRALDDLGYEKPTPIQAASIEPLMANKDILGQAQTGTGKTGAFALPLLNSIDPNTNAPQILVLAPTRELAVQVAEAFASYAKYMKGLHVLPIYGGQSMQQQLNALRRGPQIIVGTPGRVMDHMRRGTLKLDTLKAMVLDEADEMLKMGFIDDIEWILEHTPKTRQLALFSATMPEQIKRVANKYLDNPVHVKIAATTSTVETIEQRFVQVSQHNKLEALVRVLEVEKTEGIIIFVRTRNSCVELAEKLEARGYASSPLHGDMNQQARERAIDQLKRGQLDIIIATDVAARGLDVERIGHVVNYDIPYDTEAYVHRIGRTGRAGRTGMAILFVTHREMRMLRTIERATNSRIAPMDVPSPETVTERRLSRLGEQVAEIISQDLEFMKGAVATLCQQLEVDTDILAAALLKQVQKDRPLQLHTMNERQRDSRDDRNSRDRDDRGSRDRNDRGPRDRSDRPRRESRPTPANLGAADSLKDNPDVKMCRYIIDVGRDNGVGVGNIVGAVANEANIDSRYIGQIQLFDQVTAIDLPDGMPKEVLQHLKKVRVCGRPLNIREAAGETFANTSGGDSRPPRRPRKPGGERSGSDRGDRRPSGDRKPHRKGPKDAE, from the coding sequence ATGTCATCCAATGAAAAAACTTTCCGCGAACTCGGTCTAAACGAGTCTTTAGTGCGTGCTCTTGACGATCTTGGTTATGAAAAACCAACACCGATCCAAGCCGCAAGTATCGAGCCTCTTATGGCGAATAAAGATATTTTAGGTCAAGCGCAAACTGGTACAGGTAAAACAGGTGCTTTCGCACTACCTTTGCTAAACAGCATTGACCCAAATACTAATGCACCACAAATTCTAGTACTAGCGCCAACACGTGAACTTGCCGTTCAGGTTGCTGAAGCGTTCGCTAGCTACGCAAAATACATGAAAGGCCTACACGTTCTGCCAATTTACGGTGGACAAAGCATGCAACAGCAGTTGAATGCACTACGTCGTGGCCCTCAAATCATCGTTGGTACTCCAGGCCGTGTTATGGACCATATGCGTCGTGGCACACTAAAGCTTGATACATTAAAAGCTATGGTTTTGGACGAAGCTGACGAAATGCTAAAAATGGGCTTCATCGATGATATCGAATGGATCCTTGAGCACACGCCTAAGACTCGTCAACTAGCGTTATTCTCGGCAACTATGCCTGAGCAAATTAAGCGTGTTGCTAACAAATATTTAGATAACCCTGTTCACGTTAAAATCGCGGCAACAACTTCTACAGTTGAAACCATCGAGCAGCGTTTCGTTCAAGTATCACAGCACAACAAACTAGAAGCACTTGTACGTGTTCTAGAAGTTGAGAAGACTGAAGGTATCATTATCTTCGTTCGTACTCGTAACAGCTGTGTTGAATTAGCTGAAAAACTAGAAGCTCGCGGTTATGCATCATCACCACTACACGGTGACATGAACCAGCAAGCACGTGAGCGTGCTATTGACCAACTTAAACGTGGCCAACTAGACATCATTATTGCTACTGACGTTGCTGCACGTGGTCTTGACGTTGAACGTATTGGACACGTAGTTAACTACGATATCCCATATGATACTGAAGCTTATGTTCACCGTATTGGCCGTACTGGCCGTGCTGGTCGTACAGGTATGGCGATTCTTTTTGTTACACACCGTGAAATGCGTATGCTACGCACTATCGAACGTGCAACTAACAGCCGTATTGCTCCAATGGACGTACCAAGCCCTGAGACAGTGACTGAACGTCGTCTTTCTCGTCTAGGTGAGCAAGTAGCTGAAATCATCTCTCAAGATTTAGAGTTCATGAAAGGTGCGGTGGCAACACTTTGTCAGCAATTAGAAGTCGATACAGACATATTAGCTGCTGCACTACTTAAGCAAGTACAAAAAGATCGTCCATTGCAACTACATACAATGAACGAGCGTCAACGTGATAGCCGTGATGACCGTAATTCACGTGATCGTGATGACCGTGGTTCTCGTGACCGCAATGATCGTGGTCCACGCGATCGCAGCGACCGTCCACGTCGTGAGTCTCGTCCAACACCTGCAAACTTAGGTGCAGCGGATTCACTGAAGGACAATCCAGATGTTAAAATGTGCCGTTACATCATCGATGTAGGTCGTGACAATGGTGTTGGTGTAGGTAACATCGTTGGTGCCGTAGCTAACGAAGCAAACATCGATAGCCGTTACATTGGTCAAATCCAACTGTTCGATCAAGTGACTGCAATTGACTTGCCAGATGGCATGCCAAAAGAAGTTTTACAGCACCTTAAGAAAGTGCGTGTTTGTGGCCGTCCACTAAACATCCGTGAAGCTGCTGGCGAAACGTTTGCAAACACTTCTGGTGGCGATAGCCGTCCACCACGCCGTCCACGCAAGCCAGGTGGTGAGCGTAGTGGTAGTGACCGTGGTGACCGTCGTCCTTCTGGTGACAGAAAGCCGCACCGTAAAGGTCCAAAAGACGCTGAATAA